Within the Dunckerocampus dactyliophorus isolate RoL2022-P2 chromosome 10, RoL_Ddac_1.1, whole genome shotgun sequence genome, the region GACTAGACCTGCGTTCACAGCTTTCAATGCTAAGAGACAGCAAGCGGGATGCGGAAACGCAGATGGATATTCACTCTGCTGCACAGCTTCAGAATGCAGAGGAGACGccggcagcaaagcagcagatTGCAGCTCACTCATTTAGGTTTGTTGTAATTCAAACAAAAAACCTACAAGACTAACTAGAACAAAGGAGGCAGTCTCATGCAGGTGTCTTTGTGAACATTATACTAGAGACACTTGCAGCCAGAATTTGACATCATTGCATGCAATTATACTGTAGATGTTGTATAGTTAGACTAAAGAATTGAAACTGTGGTCGAGAATGAGAATTGCATGACGTCGGCAAGCATTAAAGGATAAACTCTGCATGTAGGCAAACTTCCATGAAATAGAAAGACTCCAGTGTCATCACAAGGTAGAGTGCTTGGTTGTTTTACATGGTAACTTGTGGTTAACTTGCCTGTGTGCTCGGACTGTTAAAATCATGCTTCAGTTAGAACCTGGAaaagattatttctatttttttctatgttaaaattttttttcaaatccgAGCAAATCTCAGCTGCTCCCTATGGTGCGATGCGTTGTGTTGCAGTGAGCTGCAGGGGGCTCCAAACAGCCACGAGTCGAAGCTGGCCAGCCTGCCAAAACAGCTGGATGACTCTGAGGAGAATGTGGCAGGACtcacacaaaacaaagaatgcatTGTCACAAAAGACAGTATGTTGCAAGATGACCTGACCAGACAGAAGCAAGTAATAACAATAGATGgaaatctgcatttttttttttgacatgtttatttttgtcgtAACTTAAGCTTTGTCATGTCTAGGCTGCACAACATGTTTGGATGGAGGATGTATTATATGAGCGTAATGAACTTAAACTCAAAGTAAGCTCTTACATCACTACATTGTCCGAGATTGAGAGCCTGTTGAAGACAAAGGCAAGACAAAAAGCAGCACACATAAGATAAATCCACTGTGCCTGGATGTCATTGTGATGTGTTGCCCCCAGGAGCAGGAGAATCTAAACCTGCTGGAGCACTTACGAAAAGCCCATTCTGACGTACAAGAACGAGATCAGAAGCTGCAGCAGAACGAGGACCTCTTCAGCTCCATCGGCCTGGAGCTGCACAAAACTCAGCCGGCCGCTCTTCGTTCTGAACTGGCCTCTGCCAGGAAGCTCAACGCCAAACTGAACTCGAACAGCGAACTCGCCGCATGTCAAATCACGTCCAAGAGCATGGAGCTTCAGCTGGTAAGTCCTGCTGTCACTTGGCTCTTTGTGGAGCCATCATGTATCGTGAGCTATGTTTTTACCAGGTGAAGGACCAACTGGAAGATGTCCAGTCAGAGGCAGAGCAGTTAAGAAAGCAACTGGAAACAGAAAAGTTGACGTTGCTCTCCACCACTCTTCAAAGCGCCAGCATGAGGGAGTCAAAGCTAAGATTCCTTCAAGACGGGTTCATTCCGGCTGACAATATGACGTAAGACAGCCTCACATGGTTGCTGGTTTTGTAGTAAATACTCCAATTACCATCTTTATTCAATAAACTCCAGAGTCTcctatagtaaaaaaaacattggtctCAACAGCTGTGACAGTAGGCAACCTCTTGATGTAGTTTTTATCAGCTCCACACGTTTGCATTTGacgtatcatgagtggtcagcatccagcagctttatctacctctgcgtgcACTTTAAAATATCGATTGCGTTATTCAGCTGTTGGcgtgaaactcatgcgtgttacacttgccgtactaaTGTTTCCAATGAAATCATCACTGGTATTAATGAGCAATTTGCaccttaccactattacaacattggttctgttgctgctttgtTGTGCAATGGGTTCCTCCAGCTGCATAGTGAACAGCGAACATTCAAATGTGCTGAAGGCATTGCATcccacctcttcctgctttgagtacataAGCAAGGCCGATGTAACACATGCATGTGCACTACTTTGTTGtaagctaatgatagcaatttgacaaagtttagctactaacattagctatcatggaatgtactgtatagtcTATTGTAAcaacatgactgcaaattggTGATAATCTCTCTGAGacttttgtatgtgtgtgtgtgtccacaccATGTACATGTACGTGAATACCAAGAGCCGTGTGTGACAGCACATGAACGCCAGTTATTTTATACAGGCCGAACATAAATAGACAAATTCTTATGCAGATAAAtttttaattgtgaaaaatatggacttttttgtacaatctgttcttttaaacaacTTTTGATAACATATAGTGCGGTGGTGTTATACAAGTAtttgttggtttaaaaaaatacggagcgagttgcatacaggctgtttaaaaaaaaaatgacggtCAAAGACAGCTGTGTTTTCTTTTCCCCTTTCTCATgaactccaaatcattattaaaaatgaagttgttatgCAGCTCAATAAATTAAAAgatataaattataataataaatgaatttatttcagtagttcaattcaaaaagtgaaagtcTTGTATTCTATAGATTCCCTACACACACAGTAAAA harbors:
- the LOC129188568 gene encoding centrosomal protein of 135 kDa-like, whose amino-acid sequence is MPRVLFRCQRMQANEAIPPPLHPSPPKFAHPASWPDGLYVADGSHQVLKIKSDLEKAHGCIKVLLAQVAERDKEIESLNHALHAERHRDVVSLEAQNNTNKKVIAYLNLQIEYLQESNKMLEQKLAELQQKFSDEVADLSLKNFELCREVAHKNNMVKQTQMDKKRGLGIAYRKLYTSKEVILDQQEVIKDLEDNLIRIRAEPPEMSSSGFIGLDRIVDLEKAVQSLEKERLDLRSQLSMLRDSKRDAETQMDIHSAAQLQNAEETPAAKQQIAAHSFSELQGAPNSHESKLASLPKQLDDSEENVAGLTQNKECIVTKDSMLQDDLTRQKQAAQHVWMEDVLYERNELKLKVSSYITTLSEIESLLKTKEQENLNLLEHLRKAHSDVQERDQKLQQNEDLFSSIGLELHKTQPAALRSELASARKLNAKLNSNSELAACQITSKSMELQLVKDQLEDVQSEAEQLRKQLETEKLTLLSTTLQSASMRESKLRFLQDGFIPADNMTGDCGHRRQVSHLQGRVCQHQTETNSLKTRTTAERPEQRVTFQD